The proteins below are encoded in one region of Telopea speciosissima isolate NSW1024214 ecotype Mountain lineage chromosome 10, Tspe_v1, whole genome shotgun sequence:
- the LOC122643017 gene encoding GATA transcription factor 12-like, with product MDFCRNLSISGGLQSELPPEQVMSPVCSKLDGLSGSLDDLFPAENTEGDVGLEWLSIFVEDCLSSSGICIPAPTITQNNQTPEASKPSKRNHQNPSLRDFVIPGKARSKRKRATATPLRNCSHLCLDPHNQPLLLGSSDPPLLQQAYWLADSELMVPKKENNDSHSNSSRRICEEERREEKVVVCKESLEGGSVVQPRRCTHCLAQRTPQWRAGPSGPKTLCNACGVRFKSGRLLPEYRPAKSPTFVSYKHSNSHKKVMEMRMSVHTQTE from the exons ATGGATTTCTGTCGAAATCTGTCAATTTCCGGTGGCTTGCAGTCCGAACTCCCGCCGGAGCAGGTTATGTCTCCGGTTTGCTCAAAGCTTGATGGCTTATCTGGTTCTTTGGACGACCTTTTCCCCGCTGAAAATACG GAAGGTGATGTTGGCTTGGAATGGCTCTCAATCTTTGTTGAGGACTGCTTATCCAGCAGTGGAATCTGTATCCCAGCACCCACGATTACCCAAAACAACCAAACCCCAGAAGCCTCAAAGCCCTCAAAGAGAAACCACCAGAACCCATCTCTAAGAGACTTTGTAATCCCAGGCAAGGCCAGAAGCAAAAGGAAAAGAGCCACTGCAACCCCTTTAAGAAATTGCTCTCATCTGTGTCTGGACCCACACAACCAGCCCCTCCTTCTGGGCTCCTCAGATCCCCCTCTTCTCCAACAAGCATACTGGTTAGCTGATAGTGAACTCATGGTGCCCAAGAAGGAGAACAATGATAGtcacagcaacagcagcagaaGAATAtgtgaagaggaaagaagagaggagaaagtgGTGGTGTGCAAGGAAAGCTTAGAGGGTGGTAGTGTTGTGCAGCCAAGGAGGTGCACCCATTGTCTAGCACAAAGAACCCCACAATGGAGGGCAGGGCCTTCAGGTCCAAAAACACTGTGCAATGCCTGTGGGGTGAGGTTCAAGTCAGGCAGGTTACTGCCTGAGTATAGACCAGCCAAGAGCCCCACCTTTGTGAGCTACAAGCACTCCAACTCTCACAAGAAAGTGATGGAGATGAGGATGTCTGTTCATACTCAGACTGAGTAG